In one window of Acidovorax sp. HDW3 DNA:
- a CDS encoding efflux RND transporter permease subunit, which translates to MAKFFIDRPIFAWVIALFIIVLGTVSITKLPIAQYPPVAPPSIVVSAAYPGASAQTLEDSVLAVIEREMNGSPGLIYMESVAQADGTGSITLSFETGTDPDMAQVDVQNRLSRATPRLPAAVTQQGVRVDKSRSNFLLFTILASKSPDVTTATLSDYAARNVVPELQRLPGIGQAQLFGAERAMRIWLDPARLTGMNLTPADVSAAIRAQNAQVSSGVIGDLPNITGQSISATVVVTGQLSSVEQFGNITLRANQDGSTVRLKDVARIELGSQAYATSARLNGQPAVGIGVQLSPTGNALQASKDVRAKMKQLSQYFPQGVEWSIPYDSSDFVSISIEQVVHTLFEAVVLVFLVMFLFLQNWRYTLIPTLVVPIALLGTFGVLMALGFSINVLTMFGMVLVIGIVVDDAIVVVENVERIMSEEGLSPLEATRKAMRQISGAIIGVTVVLVSVFVPLAFFAGSTGNIYRQFSAVMVTSISFSAFMALSLTPALCGTLLKPVEAGHHHEKTGFFGWFNRSFSRTAKRYESMVARILQRAARYLVIYAAIVAAAAVVYMRLPTSFLPSEDQGYIIVNVQLPPGATQERTLSVMQQVEGFMLQQPEVKSMVGVLGFSFSGLGQNAALAFVTLKEWSERKDPAASADALAGRAMGALSGVRDAFIFALNPPPIPELGNATGFTLRLQDRSGAGHEALLNARNQLLGMAAQSKVLTQVRPDGLEDAPQLQLDIDRDKASALGVSFDAINSTLSTALGSSYINDFPNQGRLQRVVVQADAPARMQEGDLLQLHARNTKGELVPLSAFASTRWVKGPQQTVRYNGYPAMRIAGAPASGQSTGAAMAEMERLVAQLPPGFGFEWSGQSREEKLAGSQAMVLYSFAVLAVFLCLAALYESWSIPLSVILVVPLGVLGVLLAILLRGYANDVYFQVGLITVIGLSAKNAILIVEFAKDLQAQGKSLVAAALEAAHLRFRPILMTSMAFGLGVVPLVLASGAGSASQRAIGTGVLGGVITGTVLAVVFVPVFFVVVRTLFKGSARQQELNRRHAEDAGIQAHD; encoded by the coding sequence ATGGCCAAGTTTTTTATCGACCGCCCCATCTTTGCATGGGTGATTGCCCTGTTCATCATCGTGCTGGGCACGGTGTCCATCACCAAGCTGCCGATTGCGCAGTACCCGCCAGTAGCGCCACCCTCCATCGTCGTTAGCGCAGCCTACCCAGGAGCTTCGGCCCAAACGCTCGAAGACAGCGTGCTGGCCGTGATCGAGCGCGAAATGAACGGCTCGCCCGGCCTGATTTACATGGAATCCGTGGCCCAGGCCGACGGCACGGGCAGCATTACCCTGAGCTTTGAAACCGGCACCGACCCGGACATGGCGCAGGTGGACGTGCAAAACCGCCTCTCGCGCGCCACGCCGCGCCTGCCCGCCGCCGTGACACAGCAAGGCGTGCGCGTGGACAAGTCGCGCAGCAACTTCCTGCTGTTCACCATCCTGGCCTCCAAGAGTCCTGACGTGACCACGGCCACGCTCAGCGACTACGCCGCACGCAACGTCGTCCCCGAGCTGCAGCGCCTGCCCGGCATCGGCCAGGCACAGCTGTTTGGCGCTGAACGCGCCATGCGCATCTGGCTCGATCCCGCCAGGCTCACGGGCATGAACCTGACACCCGCCGACGTATCAGCGGCGATTCGGGCCCAAAACGCCCAAGTATCAAGCGGTGTGATTGGCGATCTGCCCAACATCACCGGTCAGAGCATCTCGGCCACCGTGGTGGTGACCGGCCAGCTCTCGTCGGTAGAGCAGTTTGGCAACATCACGCTGCGCGCCAACCAAGATGGCTCGACCGTGCGTCTCAAGGACGTGGCCCGCATCGAGCTCGGCAGCCAGGCCTACGCCACATCGGCTCGCCTCAACGGCCAGCCCGCCGTCGGCATCGGCGTGCAGCTCTCGCCCACCGGCAATGCCTTGCAGGCATCGAAAGACGTGCGCGCCAAGATGAAGCAGCTGTCGCAATACTTCCCCCAAGGGGTGGAGTGGAGCATTCCATACGACAGCTCGGACTTCGTCAGCATTTCCATCGAACAAGTGGTGCACACCCTGTTTGAAGCCGTGGTACTGGTGTTCCTGGTCATGTTCCTGTTCCTGCAGAACTGGCGCTACACCCTGATCCCGACCCTGGTCGTGCCCATTGCCCTGCTCGGCACCTTTGGTGTGCTGATGGCGCTGGGCTTTTCCATCAACGTGCTGACCATGTTCGGCATGGTGCTGGTGATCGGTATCGTCGTGGACGACGCCATCGTGGTGGTGGAAAACGTCGAGCGCATCATGAGCGAAGAGGGCCTGTCGCCACTCGAAGCAACGCGCAAGGCCATGCGCCAAATCTCGGGCGCCATCATCGGCGTGACGGTGGTGCTGGTGTCGGTATTCGTGCCGCTGGCATTTTTTGCCGGCTCCACCGGCAACATTTACCGCCAGTTCTCAGCCGTGATGGTGACCTCGATCAGCTTCTCCGCCTTCATGGCGCTGTCGCTCACGCCGGCGCTGTGCGGCACCCTGCTCAAACCGGTCGAAGCGGGCCACCACCACGAAAAAACCGGCTTTTTCGGCTGGTTCAACCGCAGCTTCAGCCGCACCGCCAAGCGCTACGAAAGCATGGTCGCGCGCATCCTGCAACGCGCTGCACGCTACCTGGTGATCTACGCCGCCATCGTCGCTGCTGCTGCCGTGGTCTATATGCGCCTGCCAACCTCGTTCCTGCCCAGCGAAGACCAGGGCTACATCATCGTCAACGTGCAGCTGCCCCCGGGCGCGACGCAAGAGCGCACACTCTCGGTCATGCAGCAGGTCGAGGGCTTCATGCTCCAGCAACCCGAGGTCAAGAGCATGGTCGGCGTGCTGGGCTTTAGCTTCTCCGGGCTGGGGCAGAACGCCGCACTGGCCTTCGTCACCCTCAAGGAGTGGAGTGAGCGCAAGGATCCCGCTGCCTCGGCCGACGCCCTCGCCGGGCGTGCCATGGGTGCACTGTCGGGTGTGCGCGATGCCTTTATTTTTGCCCTGAATCCGCCACCCATCCCAGAGCTTGGCAATGCCACCGGCTTTACCCTGCGTCTGCAAGACCGCAGCGGCGCTGGCCACGAGGCCCTGCTCAACGCCCGCAACCAGTTGCTGGGCATGGCCGCACAAAGCAAGGTGCTGACCCAGGTGCGCCCCGACGGCCTGGAAGACGCGCCGCAGCTGCAGCTCGACATCGACCGCGACAAAGCCAGTGCCCTGGGCGTGTCGTTCGATGCCATCAACTCCACACTGTCCACCGCCCTGGGTTCGAGCTACATCAACGACTTCCCCAACCAAGGCCGGCTGCAGCGCGTAGTCGTGCAAGCCGATGCCCCCGCGCGGATGCAAGAAGGCGATTTGCTGCAGCTGCACGCCCGCAATACCAAGGGCGAGCTGGTGCCGCTGTCGGCTTTTGCCAGCACGCGCTGGGTCAAAGGCCCGCAGCAAACCGTGCGCTACAACGGCTACCCGGCCATGCGCATTGCCGGCGCACCCGCCTCCGGACAAAGCACCGGTGCCGCCATGGCCGAAATGGAGCGCCTGGTCGCCCAGCTCCCCCCTGGCTTTGGCTTTGAGTGGTCGGGCCAGTCGCGCGAAGAAAAACTCGCCGGCTCGCAAGCCATGGTGCTGTACAGCTTTGCCGTGCTCGCCGTGTTCCTGTGCCTGGCAGCGCTGTATGAAAGCTGGTCAATTCCGCTGTCGGTGATTCTGGTCGTACCCCTGGGCGTGCTCGGCGTGCTGCTGGCAATCTTGCTGCGCGGCTACGCCAACGACGTCTACTTCCAGGTTGGCCTGATCACCGTGATCGGTCTGTCGGCAAAGAACGCCATCTTGATCGTGGAATTTGCCAAAGACCTGCAGGCACAGGGCAAGAGCCTGGTCGCCGCCGCCCTGGAGGCCGCACACCTGCGCTTTCGCCCCATCCTCATGACCTCCATGGCTTTCGGTCTGGGCGTCGTGCCGCTGGTGCTGGCCTCGGGTGCTGGCTCGGCCAGCCAGCGTGCCATCGGCACCGGGGTGCTGGGCGGGGTCATCACCGGCACGGTGCTGGCCGTGGTGTTCGTGCCCGTGTTTTTCGTCGTCGTGCGCACCCTGTTCAAGGGCAGTGCACGCCAGCAGGAATTGAACCGGCGCCATGCCGAAGACGCAGGGATCCAAGCCCATGACTAA
- a CDS encoding DUF2946 family protein, with protein sequence MDDIVKQALAKWPQVPACHGWLGLDARGRWYLRDAQVQAQGPFAQVRGTLVEHEKLLAFIGRNYEADAQGCWFFQNGPQRVYVELEATPWIWRLSATGAVHAHTGVPAQAHECLLDEAGWGYLATDLGLGLVHSLDVPLLAQALDAGRWPLTEVCSADLPRRYGFVRSPAAGVQA encoded by the coding sequence ATGGACGATATCGTCAAACAAGCCCTGGCCAAATGGCCACAGGTGCCCGCTTGCCATGGCTGGTTGGGGCTCGATGCGCGGGGTCGCTGGTATCTGCGCGACGCCCAGGTGCAGGCCCAGGGGCCGTTTGCGCAGGTGCGCGGCACCCTGGTCGAGCATGAAAAGCTGCTCGCCTTCATTGGCCGCAATTACGAGGCCGATGCCCAGGGCTGCTGGTTTTTTCAAAATGGCCCGCAGCGGGTGTATGTCGAGCTGGAAGCCACACCCTGGATTTGGCGCTTGTCGGCCACCGGCGCCGTTCATGCCCACACGGGCGTACCCGCGCAGGCGCATGAATGCCTGCTCGACGAAGCCGGGTGGGGCTATTTGGCTACCGATCTGGGACTGGGCCTGGTGCACAGCCTGGATGTGCCGTTGCTTGCGCAGGCGCTCGATGCGGGCCGCTGGCCGCTGACGGAGGTGTGCAGTGCCGATTTGCCCCGGCGCTATGGTTTTGTGCGCAGCCCGGCGGCGGGTGTGCAGGCGTAA
- a CDS encoding cytochrome c5 family protein codes for MTAPQQQPNHPGKSPQQVLVTGFFALLIPLLAVAALANSFFGGPAYEKDNATSAKAKAVRLQKVGTVELRDANRPLSTGEQVFKAQCSACHATGAAGSPKLGDAAAWGPRIATGFEALVHSALKGKGAMAPQGGGNFNDTEVARGVAYMANAAGAKFAEPEPPAK; via the coding sequence ATGACAGCCCCCCAGCAGCAGCCCAACCACCCCGGAAAATCCCCGCAGCAAGTGCTGGTCACGGGGTTTTTTGCCCTTTTGATCCCCCTCCTGGCCGTTGCCGCCTTGGCCAACAGCTTTTTTGGCGGCCCGGCCTACGAAAAGGACAACGCCACCTCGGCCAAAGCCAAGGCCGTGCGCCTGCAAAAAGTCGGCACAGTGGAGCTGCGCGACGCCAACCGGCCCCTGAGCACTGGCGAGCAGGTCTTCAAGGCCCAATGCTCGGCCTGCCACGCCACTGGCGCCGCCGGCTCGCCCAAGTTAGGCGACGCTGCCGCCTGGGGCCCGCGCATTGCCACCGGCTTTGAAGCGCTGGTGCATTCGGCCCTTAAAGGCAAGGGCGCCATGGCCCCCCAGGGCGGCGGCAACTTCAACGACACCGAAGTGGCACGCGGCGTGGCCTATATGGCCAACGCTGCCGGCGCCAAGTTTGCCGAGCCGGAACCGCCAGCCAAGTAA
- a CDS encoding efflux transporter outer membrane subunit → MTKHFVLTALAAAALGGCSMIPTYERPAAPVPAQYAQAPQAASAPVPGDWQQYFTDSRLQQLITIALENNRDLRVATLAIEQARAQHQIQRAAQFPSVGLGATAARTVGSNGQLGNTYSVGAIASSWELDFWGRVGSLKEQALAQYLASTEGRNAAQVSLVAAVANGWLTLQADEELLAISRRTLATREDSLKLAQLRRNVGMSSDLDLHQVQSLTEAARATLAQQQRQRILDENALALLLGQPLPAELRTSLEGSRLAAAAPMAALPAGLPSDLLTHRPDIRQSEQQLIAANASIGAARAAFFPTIALTAQAGTASNELSGLFKSGTWAFTPSVSALLPIFNAGRNQAALDAAQAGRDIAVAQYEKTIQSAFREVADALAGQDTLRTQLQAQQAQAQAEQERLRLSTLRYDTGVASYLDLLDAQRSLFALEQAVVQVRLAQLQNQVQLYKALGGGWNQPAPASEQAHGG, encoded by the coding sequence ATGACTAAGCATTTCGTTCTCACTGCCCTCGCTGCAGCCGCGCTCGGCGGCTGCTCCATGATCCCCACCTACGAGCGCCCCGCAGCCCCCGTGCCAGCGCAGTACGCCCAGGCCCCGCAAGCGGCCAGCGCGCCCGTCCCGGGCGATTGGCAGCAGTACTTCACCGACAGCCGGCTGCAGCAGCTCATCACCATCGCGCTGGAGAACAACCGCGACCTGCGCGTGGCCACCTTGGCCATTGAGCAGGCGCGGGCGCAGCACCAAATCCAGCGTGCGGCCCAGTTCCCCAGCGTGGGCCTGGGGGCGACCGCCGCACGCACCGTTGGCAGCAATGGGCAGTTGGGCAACACCTACAGCGTGGGCGCCATTGCCTCATCCTGGGAGCTTGATTTCTGGGGCCGCGTCGGCAGCCTCAAGGAACAAGCCCTGGCGCAGTACCTGGCCAGCACCGAAGGGCGCAATGCAGCCCAGGTCAGCCTGGTGGCCGCCGTCGCCAACGGCTGGTTGACGCTGCAGGCCGATGAGGAGCTGCTGGCGATTTCGCGCCGCACACTGGCCACGCGTGAAGACTCGCTCAAGCTGGCACAGCTGCGTCGCAATGTCGGCATGAGCTCAGACCTGGATTTGCACCAGGTGCAATCGTTGACCGAAGCCGCGCGCGCCACCCTGGCGCAGCAACAGCGCCAGCGCATCCTCGATGAAAACGCCCTGGCGCTGCTGCTGGGCCAGCCGCTACCCGCCGAGCTGCGCACGAGCCTGGAAGGCAGCCGCCTGGCCGCTGCCGCCCCCATGGCAGCGCTGCCCGCCGGCCTGCCCTCTGACCTGCTCACGCACCGCCCCGACATCCGCCAATCCGAGCAGCAGCTCATTGCCGCCAACGCCAGCATTGGCGCCGCCCGGGCCGCCTTTTTCCCCACCATTGCACTGACGGCACAGGCCGGCACAGCCAGCAACGAGCTCTCGGGTTTGTTCAAAAGCGGCACCTGGGCCTTTACGCCCAGCGTCTCGGCGCTGCTGCCGATCTTCAACGCCGGGCGCAACCAGGCCGCACTCGATGCCGCCCAGGCCGGGCGCGACATTGCCGTAGCGCAGTACGAAAAAACCATCCAGAGCGCCTTCCGCGAAGTGGCTGACGCCCTGGCCGGGCAAGACACCCTGCGCACGCAGCTGCAAGCGCAACAGGCACAAGCACAGGCGGAGCAAGAACGCCTGCGCCTGTCCACGCTGCGCTACGACACCGGCGTTGCCAGCTACCTCGATCTGCTCGATGCCCAGCGCTCGCTGTTTGCGCTGGAGCAAGCGGTGGTGCAGGTGCGCCTGGCACAGCTGCAAAACCAGGTGCAGCTGTACAAGGCCTTGGGCGGCGGCTGGAATCAGCCTGCACCTGCCAGCGAGCAGGCGCACGGCGGCTAA
- a CDS encoding F0F1 ATP synthase subunit epsilon gives MNTIHVDVVSAEESIFSGQARFVALPGEAGELGILPKHTPLITRIKPGSVRIEMADGSEEFVFVAGGILEVQPDSVTVLSDTAIRGKDLDDQKAQEAKAAAEEALKNAKSELDLARAQSELAIMAAQIAALRKFREKR, from the coding sequence ATGAATACCATCCACGTCGATGTGGTCAGCGCCGAAGAGTCCATCTTCTCCGGCCAGGCGCGCTTTGTCGCCCTGCCGGGCGAGGCTGGCGAGCTGGGCATTTTGCCCAAGCACACGCCCCTGATCACCCGCATCAAGCCCGGCTCGGTGCGCATCGAGATGGCCGATGGCAGCGAAGAATTCGTCTTTGTCGCCGGGGGCATCCTCGAAGTGCAACCTGACAGCGTGACGGTGCTGTCCGATACCGCCATCCGTGGCAAGGATCTGGACGACCAGAAGGCCCAGGAAGCCAAGGCCGCTGCCGAAGAGGCCCTGAAAAACGCCAAGAGCGAACTCGACCTGGCGCGCGCCCAGTCGGAGCTGGCCATCATGGCGGCACAGATTGCCGCCCTGCGCAAGTTCCGCGAAAAGCGCTGA